In Panulirus ornatus isolate Po-2019 chromosome 2, ASM3632096v1, whole genome shotgun sequence, the DNA window AAAGTTACGTGtcaaataaaatcatatgaactactgaagtgcgatttcacctgcatatatatatatatatatatatatatatatatatatatatatatatatatatatatatatatcgaacctgggacccctgcgtagccAATACACAGTATGCTCCCCGATGTCCTTCCTTTTTTCCTCAAATTTGTAAGTGGGTTCATACCCAAGGCTACAGCCCTATCGGCCAACTGAATGACAGTCGCTTAAGAGAATATGTAGGGAAGGGTAATCAGGGCCAATGCTCACCCTGACTCAACCTAAGGGTAAGGTGAACAGTTTGAATGGTCAAACTAAGGAGAACACCGGCCGGGATAGCCCTCAGTTCAATTTCAATTATTCTATTGGCACAGTCTTACAGTCCACGACAAGTGGTTTATATTGAAGAGAAGAACACTATAAGTCCCACAGACCGTAGGTCTATCATACAGGAAGGCTACTCTGTCATGCTATACATGACGGAATGACTAGGGTTTAGATGAAAATTTGTGAAATATTCCTATTACAACATGTCCGACAGAAATAGGTAATCTTACCTATCAGTGACCCTCTAATATCCTAACTTGCTAGTAACATGTGCAATTGACAACGCTAGGCGAGGAACATCCTTCTTACACATGCTCTGTTCAGTAGGGCGACTGTTCTCTTAGGTTCCAGCAGCACGTCAGCACTTGTTGGCTTTTATAAGTATGCCACAAACATAGTACCCTTTTCATTACCAAATATAACGGGACTACGTTCATTTGTTACTCACTCGAAACTACACTAAATGCTAACTTGATTCTATTGCCTCTTAAACTAGATTAAAAACACATTTGTTAGAACTTATCAAATGAGAAAGCAACACAAAAATTAGACCAACCTTCTCCATTATCCTATTGCCGAAAATAGCACCAACCGGGTACAAGTACCACTATGATGAAACTTTTTGTACGATTACCCGAGTTAAAATGCTTGCTAACCTATTGCAACAGCGGCCTATCAACTGCTGGGATCATGAATTATAATCAAGGCCgccaacgtaagttacatccgcTAACCGAAaagtctttaacaccttcttcgggATTTAAAGATAATTAATTATAAGACCACATAATactctcactgtgcatgtggctCTTGCTTCAACACCAGCGGTGTACTgaagtggtggttttggtggtggtgggggggggggggggggatgaactaTGTGGACGATCGCAACCCACCCCTCTCGCACATGCTATACAGTATGAAATTAGATATATCTTTCAATTTGTTCAATCACTTCAATCCTTTCAATCCCTTGAGAGGGAAAATATATGCGTAACTTCCTTGTTTCAGTGTTTTACTTTAATGATCTATGAAACACCCGTCTTTCACTACATTcccaaaacatttatatatatatatatatatatatatatatatatatatatatatatatatatatatatatatatatatatatatataaggaaattcTTCATCTTCAAAGGTACATTAATTTGTTCCATTAAAACAACTCCCTTGATAATAGCTACCACTGTTGTATATTTCGCGACTCTAAAGCAGCCGGTTTCACAACAACCTTGTTCAAAAGCAGTATTCAGTTTCATGAGAATTTGACTAATATTAGTGATTTCATTTTACATCACAATATATCAGAAAAGGTATTAACTCTCTAAGATACAATGTGTCTTTCCTTACATATCGCTCCTGTTTAGAGCGTTTAATGATTATCTTGATATCGCAatttctctcgttctctctctcaacttcaccCTTGACCAAATCTAATATATGCGCCACATTTAGGTCAGATAAATACAGACAATTATTGGCACACTGTGTAAACTTCCCCAGCTATCTacctttttttcatgttagctgtaGCAGAGAAGGTACCGGCAGCTGAACTCCTAACcaatgccatctcattaacgatttatgcgtatatatatatatatatatatatatatatatatatatatttttttttttttttttttttatactttgtcgctgtctcccgcgtttgcgaggtagcgcaaggaaacagacgaaagaaatggcccaaccccccccatacacatgtacatacacacgtccacacacgcaatatacatacctacacagctttccatggtttaccccagacgcttcacatgccttgattcaacccactgacagcacgtcaacccctgtataccacatcgctccaattcactctattccttgccctcctttcaccctcctgcatgttcaggccccgatcacacaaaatccttttcactccatctttccacctccaatttggtctccctcttctcctcgttccctccacctccgacacatatatcctcttggtcaatctttcctcactcattctctccatgtgcccaaaccatttcaaaacaccctcttctgctctctcaaccacgctctttttatttccacacatctctcttacccttacgttacttactcgatcaaaccacctcacaccacacattgtcctcaaacatctcatttccagcacatccatcctcctgcgcacaactctatccatagcccacgcctcgcaaccatacaacattgttggaaccactattccttcaaacatacccatttttgctttccgggataatgttctcgacttccacacatttttcaaggctcccaaaattttcgccccctcccccaccctatgatccacttccgcttccatggttccatccgctgacagatccactcccagatatctaaaacacttcacttcctccagcctctcaccattcaaactcacctcccaattgacttgaccctcaaccctactgtacctaataaccttgctcttattcacatttactcttaactttcttcttccacacactttaccaaactccgtcaccagcttctgcagtttctcacatgaatccgccaccagcgctgtatcatcagcgaacaacaactgactcacttcgcaagctctctcatccccaacagacttcatacttgcccctctttccaagactcctgcatttacctccctaacaaccccatccataaacaaattaaacaaccatggagacatcacacacccctgccgcaaacctacattcactgagaatcctctcttcctacacgtacacatgccttacatcctcgataaaaacttttcactgcttctaacaacttgcctcccacaccatatatatatatatatatatatatatatatatatatatatatatatatatatatatatatatatatcttggggcACGtccccagtttatcgaccaactccatgTGGCCTCCTGTGAACTGACTGCGTTTGACCCTGCAGCCTGTGAATGCGTGCGCGATGGGCCACATGTATAGCGAGTGTATCTGTGGCCCAAGAATTATCTAACAAACGAAGGTGTTAACGATTTTTCGTTTGGTGGATGAAACTTCTGCTGccagccttaacgaccctggcatttgatagtcctgaagcccaaacaaccaatcaaccatgcGTGCGTTATGAAGTCTTGCACACATCATATCTTTCCCCCATGTGGTCTACTTCAACAAAACTTGCCGGACAGTGATAACAGTCACTATCTATGAATGAGTCAGTCATTTGAGATATTCGTACTAATCTCAACTTATGTTGGTTATACTTAATTATGATTTCGTATCAAAACGAACATATGTgtctaacacaaacacacacaatgatGTGTAAAGGCGTCGATAAGATGTAATTTATAACTAGCAAAAAAGTGCACCTTAGCTGTTAAAGCGACTGAATGCCTTATTACACCAACACTTGTTCAATTCCGCTTTATACTTTTACTTACACATTCAAGTGGTATTGTATTGTACATGATTTCAAACACTTGATTAAAGCACCTAATTATCGTTCATTAATCATTCTTACGGTTGTCTCAACACAGTGGATTACTGAATATATTGATTTTTACTTAATGTCGGACACAATCATAACAACTCGCTTGATCTTACCTTTATACATGCCTCCGACATTTTGAGATGGATGGAAGCAATACTGACCAGCCACTTATCAGTCGGGATGCCCAACACTAACTGAGATCATGAAAACGTCCACACGTGTTAGCGCCGGTGCTGACTTCAGACGCAGTCTTTCCAAGGTTACAAAGAATTAAATCTTGAATCACTAGATTCTTGTTCATCAAATGAAAGcaacttttttcttcatattcataaATCAAACATTAAGAAATATAAATGGTACCATACTAGTTACAGTGAACACTTCTGAGAACTATGCGAGATATATCAcgcaaataaaagaaaacaatattTCTCACGGATATGGCACGACTTTTTCCAGGCATACCAATAGTAACATCAGTCAGGATGACCAACCCTCCCGCAGTACCTCTGAACCAATGTAGATTTTTAATGCCTATCTTTTcgtaatcaaagaaaaaaaatatatcaacgtAAATTGGTTGAAACGAACAGCAGGAGTGTTTACCCTTGCTGTTTCTTTCAACCAGTGTGGATTAATAAAGCCTACGTATGTAAGTGGGGGCTGGTTAATTTTCCTGAGCGTTTTATTCTGCATATACATTTGAGTACACGTGACTAATTACGACTTCCTTATGCTGGTGAGACTTTTAAACAAGTGTTATCCGTCTGTGCAATCACTTATTGAGATTATAAATTAAGTGTTCCGGATTACGcattgctccgtctcttaaccttgaataaacctttgacgcgcacacacacacacacacacacacacacacttgcatcagCATATACGCCAGGTACGCATTCACTGACCACCCTGAAGGTGGGATGAAGACCATCTGTGACTGCGAGCCAGCTGCCATCTCTGGATTCGAACCGAAGATCATTTTGTTGGTACTTGTGACGCTCATGTACGCACGGCAATGTAGAGCGTACCAGGTGAATGAGGAGGAACATATGACTAATGACAAAGAACAATAGATGAATGAGAAAGAACAACATGAAAAAGGAAACCCAACAAGTGAATGATGAAGCATAACTGATGAATGAGGGAAGAACAACACATGAGAGAGGAAGCCTAACAGGTGAATAAAGAACATGAATAGGGAAGAACAACAGATGAGAGAAAGAATTACATGAATAAGGGACAAGTGAATATGGAAGAACAACATGAATGTAGaacaaatgaatgatgaaaaacatGAATGGGGAAGCTCAAGACATAAATGTAGAAGAACAGCTTATGAATGAGGAAGTACAACAGATGAAtaagaattatgataatttatAGAAGGAATAATACATAAATGGTTGACCAAAAAAACCAGACAGGTCACTGGGGCAGTCTaccggtgatgtgtgtgtgtgtgtgattacctatttccAAATATCTGTTTGTACTATATgaggatggagttttacactcgtgaggccccaccTGCTATACATCTTAAGTTGATGTATTAATTTAACTAAGTTtacagtcattctattccatttatccacaactctcataccacacaagtattttttttacatttcttaaatttcttgctcaataaatgatgaaagaaaatccTATTCAAACACCAATATTGTTATTTGAATGAAGGTAGTTACAGCTAAATCAATACAGGTTTCCATGTCTAGGAATGTTACAAAGCTGTATCAGAAATTTTCTCCTGTTTGCACACATTTATAATACCTGAATCACCCTTAACAGCATGCATCAAAATTTCTTGGTATTCACTGCTTAATGGAGAGCAATTCTTGGTCACGCTGCCATAATCGCTTGCACAGGAAATTGAGAATaggagctgtgtgagttaattcATCTGACTGGTCATCACCAGTGCCACCAAGTTTTAAGATTGGTACTCCTTGAGCTGCTTCAAAAGactccatctctccctcagtCACTTCTCTATGTGAGAACTGATCACATCTAATGGATTGGAAAAGAAGCCATCAATAGCAACAGACAACGGGTGGTGGAGAATTTGGCACATAAAGGTAAATCTTCCAGTACATTTTACAGCACAAGCTCATTTCATATGCTTAACTAGAAAAATACAAAATGCATGAAATGAATCACTTGCACCAAAAATAACAAAGCCCTTTCTGTATTTCCATATTCTCCACTTATTTTCTGTACCCATATAATGCAGCTATATGTAATTCCTCTGCtctactttaaactatgcctAAAATACAAAGTTATCCACCTTGTCAAATGCAAATATAACATAAATGTGAACTACACTAAACAGAACACCCAGAACAATCACTACCTGCCTAAAAACTACAGTTATTCAACAccacaaaaaagaaacaaaagaatttgTAATTGAATCTCACTTGCAAGTTGTTCAGCACTCATTTTGCGACAGAACTAGAACATTTtcatccaaaccacttcataagcaACTAATAAGCCataaacagaaatgaaaaacTTATCCATGCTTCACAATTCAGCAAACTATGCTTACAGAACCTCTCTCACCAACAAACATGACAGTGACAAAACACATGCACCCTGCAATGACTACAGTTCCAACCAGACATTTGCCCATCTGAAACTCTCCATCCCACATATTACAATCACCAATTCATCATATCACTTGAttcctcatgcccaagatgcaactaccATACTAAAGATACTGAACAATTACCATTTGTCCTGTGCTCACCCAATAGACATATTCACAACATCACTACAATACTTGGCCTGTtttcaccacacttcttgacatGTGTTCCTACCTAATGGACATTACTGCCTTCCTTATCACTGCAAGGGCCCCATAGAAGGGGATCTTGGAGCAGGAATGTCTTAATCCTTATCCAATATAACACACAACTTTTCCTTGTTTGCTTATGAAATGATCTTTACGTGAGATGGTAAACTAAATCATAAGCAACGAGGTGTCTATCCATGCTTTTACCTTTACCTTGCTGGATTTCAATGTTACTCATTTACACATTTTTgcctctgtctatctttctatctaagTGACTTCCTCACAAAAGGCATTATGAGCTTTGAAGAATCATCTACAATCACATCAGTTGATGTACCATGATCAATTGGCACATTTTCTATATGGGAGCCCATAACATAACATCTAACAATGGTGCATTCTCACCCATCCTAGGTAAAAAGATTTCGGAAGATAAACCACACAATTCTTGATAATCATGCAGTGATTGGAACAGAAAATAAATTATCTCCacaaatcaaaagaaaattaaagataatCCTACCTTGTCGCTACAACAAGAATCATCTACAATCACATCAGTTGATGTACCATGATCAATTGGCACATTTTCTTTATGGGAGCCTATAACATAACATCTAACAATGGTGCATTCTCACCCATCCTAGGTAAAAAGATTTCGGAAGATAAACAACACACAATTCTTGATAATCATGCAGTTATTGGAACAGAAAATAAATTATCTCcataaatcaaaagaaaattaaagataatCCCACCTTGTCGCTACAACAATAATGGCAGCACGATCTGCTGGTTGAGAAGCAGATGTTAACAAGCGTGGTAGATCTGTCCAGCTCTCTCTATCTGTTACAGAGAAGCATAAAAGCACAGCATCAACCCCTTCACGACAGGCCTTGAAAAGAAAGTAATCTTAATTACAACAGTGGCGCAGCATATCTTGAATTTCTTAAACTTTATTCAAAATTAATTTTTACCATTACATGTTACCAATGATTTTAAGAATTTCTCATGGTCAAGATGCATTCATATTAAAGGAAATAATCTAAATTGCAAAATGTAGGTGAAACTAATGAAGTTATTGATATAGATGAAAAGACAGCATACAAAGAATAAATAactggaaaagtaaaagctgtcATTAAAAATAAGAAATATGGATTAAGCTCAAggttataataaaaaataatatacaaaaaGGATGGAATACATTCCACTGGATACATAGCATCTGAACTTTTATGGAATGACTGTGACATCCTTGAGGAATGGGAGAAAGCAATTATATGtctggtatataaaaaaaagctgGGCAAAAGTATATATCAAAACAACAAAGGTACAGTAATAACACAATGGCCACATATTCAAAATAAGCACGAGTTAATGAAAAAACTTGTTTCTAACTGTAACTCCAATCAAGCAGGTGGCCATGGTAAgggagtctccacttatccatgTCCTTACAGCCTTCCTcgtatacaccattccatgcattcttcccccatttctttccCACCAGTACTCTTCAACTCACAGCAACCCTTTTAATCATactctcatacactctccttgtaaactaactgtcttgcattctttccacatgcctaaaccacatcaaagtattatgtttcacccagtctaccactctacaattcatttcctgccataccaaatgTCTCATACGCCCcatcattatttttctcattccatgtagtcataccacatgctcctctcaaatagcgcATTTCTAGTCTCATTAAGGATAAACCATGAAAGCAGATCATGGATTTAAAATGTACAGAGGA includes these proteins:
- the LOC139755477 gene encoding ciliogenesis and planar polarity effector 2-like isoform X3, with translation MVDPYDYVITKMAPEWTIGESKTYQQKLLVPGTNKRKLFGILEKPNLPPSAPNVTYKLFMLGKASSGKTWTMNRLSGQEACREGVDAVLLCFSVTDRESWTDLPRLLTSASQPADRAAIIVVATRCDQFSHREVTEGEMESFEAAQGVPILKLGGTGDDQSDELTHTAPILNFLCKRLWQRDQELLSIKQ